Genomic DNA from Dyella humicola:
TTCGCGTTGCCTGCGGTCAGGTAGTTGATGTTGTTGTTGGCCGCGGCCGGCGCCGGCGGCTGTGGACCGTTCCAGTTGCCCTCCAACACGGCCAGGTCAACGCGCCACTTCACGCCGGTGGTGCCGTGGTTGAGATCCTGCATCCAGATCGCTCCGGGATAACGCCAGCCGATGATGCCGGCGCCGTAACCGAGCGGAAAGGCGATATGCGACAACGACGTGGGGGTGTTTTCCAAGGGGAACAGCAGGTCCCACATCTGGCCGATGCGGACGGTGCTGCCGATGCTCGGATTGCTGATATCCATATACGCTTGGCGCAGCCGCGGTACCGGCTGCTGCTGGGAATAGGCACCGGTGCCGTTGAAGCCACCGAAGAAGTCCATTTCCAGGCGGCCGCTGCCGTTCCAGTTTTCATTGAACTTGGCGCCGGTGAAGTCGAGCCAGAAGCGCGTGTTGCGCACGTCCACGCCACTGAGCGATCCGTTATAGCCAAGCGCCTTGTTGGCAGGTGTTTGCGGGGCCGGAATCATGGCGTTCTGGCCGTTGCCATAGTTGATGAAGGTCTTGTCCTGCCCAAACGTCGTCGCGTTGATGAAACCATGCAAGGCCACCGAGAGGCCTGGCGCGGTGGTGAATTGCGGCTTCTCGGCGGGTGCCGCCGCGACCTTGGTCGCGGTGGTGTTGGCCTGCTCGGCCGTGGCCTGTGCCGCCTGGGCCGTCTGCGTGGCCTGCGTGGTCGCCGCCTTCTGCTCCTGGATCATGGCCTTGAGTTCGGCCAGTTCCTTCTCCAACTGGTTGACCCGCTGTTCAAGCTGCTTCTCGTGACTGGTGCTTTGCGCATGTACCCCTAGCGGTAAGCCCAGCGCGCAGGCAATGCTCAGCGCGAGTATCCGGCTGCGGCGTACGGTGGTCGGTGATGTCATGGCGTGCCTCCCCAGGTCGATGACCAGCCGAGCATGTCCATGCTGCATCGCGGACGCCTATTCCCCATTGGTCGAAACTCGACCAAAGTCGACATGCGGCAGCAACATCCGGATCACTGGGCAACGGCTACACTCGACCGCCACCGCCGGCAAGGTTGCTGCAGCGGTCCCCCACCGACATGGCAGCCGGTAGCGCCGGCCGCAGGAGCCTCACGATGACCAAGCTCTACCCCGTCAAGCCCGATTTCGCCGCCAAGGCGCGGATTCGCAAGGAGGATTACGAACGGATGTACGACGAATCCATCCGCGATCCAGAGGGCTTCTGGGGCAAGGTGGGTCAGCGGCTGGCGTGGAGCAAGGCACCCACCCGGATCAAGAACGTCTCCTACGACCCGAACAACCTGCATATCCGCTGGTATGAGGACGGCGAGCTCAACGTATCCGCCAACTGCCTCGACCGTCACCTGGCCGAGCGCGGCGACAAGACCGCCATCATCTTCGAAGGTGACGACCCGAACGAATCGCGCCACATCAGCTACCGCCAGTTGCATGAAGAAGTGTGCAAGTTCGCCAACACGCTCAAGCACCTTGGCGTTACCAAGGGCGATCGTGTAGCCATCTATCTGCCGATGATCCCGGAAGCCGCGGTGGCCATGCTGGCCTGTGCGCGCATCGGCGCCATCCACTCGGTGGTCTTTGGCGGTTTCTCGCCCGATTCACTGGCCGGGCGGATCGCTGACTCCACCGCCAAGGTGGTGGTCACCGCTGATGAAGGCTTGCGCGGCGGCAAGCATATTCCGCTCAAGACCAACGTCGACGCGGCGCTGGAGCGACCCGGCACCAACAGCGTGGAAACCGTCATCGTGGTCCGCCGCACCGGCTCTGCCGTGCCGATGCAGTCGCCGCGTGACCGCTATTACCACACGCTGATGGAGGGTCAGTCCGCCGACTGCCCGCCCGCGCCGGTCGATGCCGAGCACCCGCTGTTCATCCTTTATACCTCCGGTTCCACCGGCAAACCGAAGGGCGTGCTGCACACCTCGGGCGGCTACCTGGTATTTGCCAGCTATACCCACGAACTGGTGTTCGACCTGCGTGAAGACGACGTGTACTGGTGCACCGCCGACGTAGGCTGGGTCACCGGACACAGCTACGTGGTGTATGGGCCGCTGGCCAACGGCGCGACCACGCTGATGTTCGACGGCGTGCCGAACTACCCCGATACCAGCCGCTTCTGGAACGTGGTGGACAAGCACAAGGTCACCTTGTTCTACACCGCGCCCACCGCGATCCGCGCACTGATGCGAGAAGGCGAAGCGCCGGTGAAAAAGGCTTCGCGCGCGTCGCTGCGTGTACTCGGCTCGGTGGGCGAACCGATCAACCCGGAAGCCTGGGAGTGGTACTACCGCGTGGTTGGCGACGAGCGTTGCCCGATCGTGGATACCTGGTGGCAGACCGAAACCGGCGGCATCCTGATTACGCCGCTGCCGGGCGCCATCGACGCCAAGCCGGGTTCGGCCACCTTGCCGTTCTTCGGCATCGTCCCGGCCGTGGTCGACGCCGGCGGCAACGTGCTCAAGGGCGCCACGGAAGGCAACCTGGTCATCACCGATTCCTGGCCGGGCCAGATGCGTACGGTCTATGGCGATCACCAGCGCTTCATCGACACCTATTTCAGCGCCTATCCAGGCAACTATTTCACCGGCGACGGTGTGCGCCGCGACGAAGACGGCTACTACTGGATCACCGGCCGCGTTGATGACGTCATCAACGTGAGCGGCCACCGCATCGGCACCGCCGAAGTGGAAAGCGCCCTCGTGTCGCATCCCAAGGTGGCCGAAGCGGCCGTGGTGGGTTGTCCACACGAGATCAAGGGCCAGGGCATCTATGCGTATGTCACGCTGATCGCTGGCGAGACCGGCACGGACGAGCTGCGCAAGGAACTCATCGCCTGGGTGCGCAAGGAGATTGGCCCGATCGCCACGCCGGATTATCTGCAGTGGGCGCCGAGCCTGCCGAAGACGCGCTCCGGGAAAATCATGCGCCGCATCCTGCGCAAGATCGGCGAGAACCTGCCCGATCAGCTCGGCGACATCTCCACGCTGGCCGATCCTGGCGTGGTGAAGAGCCTGGTCGAGGAGCGCTTGATCAAATGATTCATGATGTAGGAGCTCAGCCCGTACGCGAGCGCCCACGAAGCGGTCTCGCCGCCATGCCAATCGCGCACAGGATGCGCTCCTGCAAAGACACCAACGGGTCATGCCTGACGTACTGATCGCCGACGACCATCCGCTGTTCCGCGACGCGCTGCAACGCGCGGTGCTTGCCGCCGTGCCTGATGCACGGGTGCACAGCGCCGACAGCGTGTACAACCTGCTCGGCCTGATCGACCAATTCCCTGACGCTGAATTGCTCTTGCTGGATCTGCATATGCCTGGCGCACGCGGTTATTCCGCGCTGGTGCATATCCGGGGGCAGTTTCCTGGTTTGCCGACGATCGTGGTATCCGGCCATGAGGACGCTTCGGTGGCGCGACGCGCGGTGGCGCATGGCGCATCAGCGTATATCCCCAAGTCGACGGCCGGCGAGGACATCATCACCGCCATCCGCAAAGTGCTCGATGGCGATGTCTGGTTGCCGCCTCAGTTGCTCGGCGGTGGCGCGGAACTGAAGCCCGATGAAGCCGCGGTCGCCGAACGGGTCGCCACGCTGACACCGCAGCAATTCCGAGTGCTCACGATGATCGCCGAGGGTCAACTCAACAAGCAGATCGCTTACGACCTGGGCGTCTCCGAAGCCACCGTGAAAGCCCACATGACCTCGATCATGCGCAAGCTGGGCGTCAACAACCGCACCCAGGTCGCGCTGGCCGCCAGTCATCTCGCGCTGGATCAGGAGACCATGCCGCCGATGCCCGAGGACGAAGAGGGCTAGGCTCTTGGCTACTTTCGCTGCTTGCAGAGGGAGGCTGAGAGGGGGTGATGACCTGCGCTGGCGAGCGGCAGCTCTCCCCCGCCCTCCGCTGCAGGGCGGGAGCGTAAGAAAGAGCTAGGCCGGAGTCTGCCGGCGTACCAGGGCAGTCAGCAGCGCGCGCAAGGCAGCGGGGCGCACGGGCTTGTGCAGCAACGGATAGCCAAGTGCGCGGGCACGTTGTTTCAACTCGCTGCTGCCATCGGCCGTAATCATCGCCACCGGCGGCAATTCACCAAGGGTGGCATGCAGATGCTGCAGGGCCTGCAGGCCATCCATATCGTCGCTCAGGTGGTAGTCGGCCAGGACCAGATCGATGCGGCCACGTCGCAACTCCTGTTCCGCCTGCGCCACATCGAGTGCCGTGCGGCAGTCGACACCCCAGCGCTGCAGCAGTGCACGCATACCATCGAGGATCGACGCGTCGTTGTCCAGGCACAGCACGGTCAACGGCAATTGTTCGCTGGATATCTGATGCACGACCGTGCGCCGTCGCGGCACGCTTGCCTCTACGCGCGGCACGCGAACGGCAAAACGGCTGCCGTTACCCTCACGCGAATCCAGCTCGAGTCGATGGTCGAGAATGCCAGCGATGCGATCGCAGATCGACAAGCCCAGGCCCAAGCCTTTCTCACCCCATGGCGAGGGTCGATCCAGCCGCTGGAATTCACCGAAAATGCGCGCGCGTTGGCCCGGTGCAATACCCGGTCCGGTATCCCACACCTCGATGCGTACCTCATGGCCGATACGACGGGCGCCGAGCAGAACGCCTCCCTCACGCGTATAGCGCAATGCGTTGGAAATGAAGTTCTGCAGAATGCGGCGCAGCAATTGCGGATCACTACGCACGGCCAGGCGCGTCGGCGCGACGCGGAAGCGCAAACCGCGTTGTTCCGCGATGACGGCAAACTGCTCTTTCAGCGAGTCAAACACATCGGCCAGGGCGAAGTTGCCGATGTCGGCGCGATAACTTCCCGCATCGAGGCGCGACGTGTCCAGCAACGCATCAAGCAAGTCCTCCGCGGCACGAAAGGATGCATCGATGCGTTCGGCCAGTTGTCCAGCCTCGGCGTCCAGTCCGGGATGCTGGCGCAGGGCAGAAGTGAACAATCGCGCAGCATTGAGGGGCTGCAACAGGTCGTGGCTCGCGGCGGCGAGAAAGCGTGTCTTCGAGGCATTGGCCGTTTCCGCTTCGCGGCGTGCATGGGCTGTCGCGGAAAGCGCCTCGCTCAATTCCGCGGTACGTTGCTCCACGCGTTGCTCCAGCGTTTCATTCGCTTCGATCAACGCCTGCTCCGCGTGTGCGTAGGCGGTGACATCGGTATACGTCGTGACATAGCCTCCTCCCGGCAGCGCGCGGCCACGCATCTCGATCACGGTACCGTCCGGACGAACACGCTGGAACAAATGGGGTGAACCAGCATGCATATGGCCGATGCGTTTGGCGACATGCGCTTCGACTTCGCCCGGGCCGCATTCACCATGCTCGGCGTTCCAGTGGATCAGGTCGGCCACCGGCACGCCGACGTAGACCATGCCATCGGGATAGTCGAAAAGTTCCAGGTAGCGGCGGTTCCACGCCACCAGGCGCATGCCGACGTCAACCACGCTGATGCCCTGGGACACGTTTTCCAACGTCGTGGAAAGTAGCTCGCGATTGAAGCGAAGCTCTTGCGATGCTTCATCCATCAACGCCATCGCCTCAGCGATATCCAGGCCCGAGCCGGATAACGCGCCCATCAGGATGCGACGCGCGCTCGCCGCACCGACGGCCGATGCGAGGAGGCGTTCGGTGTACTGGATCAACGCGCGATCGGCGGCTTCGCCCGGTTGCAGCGGACGGCCGCGGCGTTCCGCGTACTCCTCGAAGGCACGCTGGCTACTGCGTTCGCCAACAATGCGCTCGGCGATCGTGCGCAGATCGCCAACCGCCACCCGACCGCGCCAATCACCGGCACCACGGCTATCGATGGCGTAGGGATCGACAAACATCGCCGCGTGCAGGCGCTCTTCCAGGCTGGGGCGAAAACGCAGCGAGACGAAGATCAGGCAGGCCACGTTGAGCAGCAGCGACCAGAACGTACCGTGCATGACCGGGTCCCAACCGCTCAGGTGGAACAAGGCCTGCGGCTGCAACCAGCTGAGGCCCAAGGGGCCCGTCTCCAGCCACGGCGCCGTGCGCTCCATTGCTGGTATCAACAAGGTGTAGACCCAAACCAGAAAGCCCGCAGCTAGACCCACCGCAACGCCTTTGCGACTCGCGCTGCGCCAATACAACGCCGCCACGATCGCCGGCGCAAATTGCGCCACCGCCGCAAACGCCAACAGACCGGTAGCGGCAAGATTGGTCGTATCGGCCACGACGCGGTAATACACATAGGCCATCGCGGCCAACGCGATGATCGCGATGCGACGCACGAGAAGGACGAGCTGTGACAGATCCGACCGCTGGTCGAGCTTGAAGCGATGGATGCGCAGCAACATCGGCATGATCAGGTCATTGCTGATCATGGTCGATAGCGCCACGCACGACACGATGACCATGCCGGTGGCTGCCGAGAATCCACCCAGGAAAGCCAGCAGCGCCATGCCGCGGTCGCCGTGCGCGATCGGCAGGTTCAATACCCACGCATCCTTCAGTCCCATTTGCACCTGCGGCAGATGCAGGCCTGCAGCGAGAATGGGCAGCACCGCAAGGCAGACGATCGCCATGTAGATGGGAAACAACCAGCGCGCCCGGGTCAGGTCGCGCGGGTCTTCGCATTCCACCACGCCGATCTGGAACTGCCGGGGGAGACAGAACATGGCGCAGAACGCCAGCAGCGTCTGTGCGAGAAAGCCTGGCGACACACCCTCGGAGAACGCCTGCAGTGGCAATTGCATGGTGGCCTGCAGTCCAGGCCCGCGCCACAGCGCATAACACGCCAGCGCGATGAAGACGATCAGCTTGATCAGCGATTCCACGGCAATCGCCAGCATCATGCCGTGATGATGCTCGGTGGCGTCGATGGTGCGCGTGCCGAACAGGATCGCAAACGTCGCCAACAGGATGGCGCACCACAACGCACTGTCGCCGAACTGTGGCACGCCTGGCCCACCAAGCACGGCATAGGACATCGCCACCGCCTTGAACTGCAGCGCAAGGTAAGGCACCACGGCGATCACGGCGATGATGGCGACGAGAGCTGCCAAGCCATGCGACTTGCCAAAACGCGCGCCGATGAAGTCGGCGATCGACGTGATATTGCGCTGGCGCGCCACCAGCACCAGGCGGCGCAACAGTCCGAAGCCAAAGACGAACAGCAGGATGGGGCCCAGGTAGATCGGTAGGTAGTTCAGGCCCTCGCGCGCCGCCGTACCGACCGCACCGAAGAACGTCCACGAGGAGCAGTACACGGCCAGTGCGAGGCTGTAAACCACGGGTCTCAATCGAGGCTGGCGGGGATACAGTGGCCGTCGGTCGCCGGCATAGGCCACTACGAAGAGCAGGCCTAAGTAGAGCAACGAAACCAGTAGCAACACCCAGCCGGCGATCAAGCTCGGTACTCCGTGATGAAGGCATCCCTGCCATGGCGAAAGGTCCAAGGCACGTGGCGGCAACGCGCGGCCGCATGCTTGTAAGTATCACCACACACCCGGCACCATGGACGAATGATGACGACGCACAGCCAGACGCCAACGAAAGTAGCAGAGCGGCTGGGTGATGACGAGATACACGTATGGCGGCTTGCCTACGATCACCATCAGGGGCGGGCGCCGCTGCTCGCCATGCTGGGCGCGTATCTGGGGCTGCCGGCGGAGGCCATTCGGCTGGAGGAATCGGACCACGGCCGGCCACTCCTCGCCCTCGCACATCACGCCAACGCCTTCGCCTTCAATTGGTCGCACAGCAACGATCAGGCCCTGATCGCGATCGCCCGGGGCATTGTTCCAGGCGTCGACCTGGAGCGACTTCGCGCGCATCCACGCGCCTTGCCCATCGCGCGACGCTATTTCAGCCCGGAGGAGGCGGCTGGCCTGGAAGCCCTGCCCGACGAGCAACGCGACCGCGCCTTCCTCGAATTATGGACCGCCAAGGAAGCCGTGCTTAAAGCGCTCGGCCGTGGCCTGGCCTTTGGCCTTCACCGGCTAAGCATCAGCGGTTCGCCGGAGGCGCCCGTACTGGGGCGTCTCGAAGGCCACGAAGCGGATCAATGGCAGTTGCACCGGCTCGCCCTCGACGATCATCACGTGGGCTCACTCGCATGGCACGGCGAGCCGCGCCGCATCAGGCTGTGGACACTTGCCGATAAACGCTGATCGGCGCACTGTTTGCAGCCCGCCGATAACGCGGTCCCTCGATTGGCTTGTCTACACGTACCGTCTCATCCATGACCCTGCTCAGCGTCAACCTCAACAAGATCGCCGTCCTGCGCAATTCACGCGGCGACACTGAACCCGATATCACGCGCGCCGCGCATACCTGCATCGATGCTGGATGCGGCGGCATTACCGTGCACCCGCGACCTGACCAGCGTCATGTACGACCCGATGACGTTCGCAACCTCGCAACCACGCTTCGTGGCCGCGTCGAGTACAACATCGAAGGGAATCCTTTTGCTGGCGCCCGGGGCAGCTATCCGGG
This window encodes:
- the acs gene encoding acetate--CoA ligase, which encodes MTKLYPVKPDFAAKARIRKEDYERMYDESIRDPEGFWGKVGQRLAWSKAPTRIKNVSYDPNNLHIRWYEDGELNVSANCLDRHLAERGDKTAIIFEGDDPNESRHISYRQLHEEVCKFANTLKHLGVTKGDRVAIYLPMIPEAAVAMLACARIGAIHSVVFGGFSPDSLAGRIADSTAKVVVTADEGLRGGKHIPLKTNVDAALERPGTNSVETVIVVRRTGSAVPMQSPRDRYYHTLMEGQSADCPPAPVDAEHPLFILYTSGSTGKPKGVLHTSGGYLVFASYTHELVFDLREDDVYWCTADVGWVTGHSYVVYGPLANGATTLMFDGVPNYPDTSRFWNVVDKHKVTLFYTAPTAIRALMREGEAPVKKASRASLRVLGSVGEPINPEAWEWYYRVVGDERCPIVDTWWQTETGGILITPLPGAIDAKPGSATLPFFGIVPAVVDAGGNVLKGATEGNLVITDSWPGQMRTVYGDHQRFIDTYFSAYPGNYFTGDGVRRDEDGYYWITGRVDDVINVSGHRIGTAEVESALVSHPKVAEAAVVGCPHEIKGQGIYAYVTLIAGETGTDELRKELIAWVRKEIGPIATPDYLQWAPSLPKTRSGKIMRRILRKIGENLPDQLGDISTLADPGVVKSLVEERLIK
- a CDS encoding response regulator transcription factor, with translation MPDVLIADDHPLFRDALQRAVLAAVPDARVHSADSVYNLLGLIDQFPDAELLLLDLHMPGARGYSALVHIRGQFPGLPTIVVSGHEDASVARRAVAHGASAYIPKSTAGEDIITAIRKVLDGDVWLPPQLLGGGAELKPDEAAVAERVATLTPQQFRVLTMIAEGQLNKQIAYDLGVSEATVKAHMTSIMRKLGVNNRTQVALAASHLALDQETMPPMPEDEEG
- a CDS encoding hybrid sensor histidine kinase/response regulator — translated: MIAGWVLLLVSLLYLGLLFVVAYAGDRRPLYPRQPRLRPVVYSLALAVYCSSWTFFGAVGTAAREGLNYLPIYLGPILLFVFGFGLLRRLVLVARQRNITSIADFIGARFGKSHGLAALVAIIAVIAVVPYLALQFKAVAMSYAVLGGPGVPQFGDSALWCAILLATFAILFGTRTIDATEHHHGMMLAIAVESLIKLIVFIALACYALWRGPGLQATMQLPLQAFSEGVSPGFLAQTLLAFCAMFCLPRQFQIGVVECEDPRDLTRARWLFPIYMAIVCLAVLPILAAGLHLPQVQMGLKDAWVLNLPIAHGDRGMALLAFLGGFSAATGMVIVSCVALSTMISNDLIMPMLLRIHRFKLDQRSDLSQLVLLVRRIAIIALAAMAYVYYRVVADTTNLAATGLLAFAAVAQFAPAIVAALYWRSASRKGVAVGLAAGFLVWVYTLLIPAMERTAPWLETGPLGLSWLQPQALFHLSGWDPVMHGTFWSLLLNVACLIFVSLRFRPSLEERLHAAMFVDPYAIDSRGAGDWRGRVAVGDLRTIAERIVGERSSQRAFEEYAERRGRPLQPGEAADRALIQYTERLLASAVGAASARRILMGALSGSGLDIAEAMALMDEASQELRFNRELLSTTLENVSQGISVVDVGMRLVAWNRRYLELFDYPDGMVYVGVPVADLIHWNAEHGECGPGEVEAHVAKRIGHMHAGSPHLFQRVRPDGTVIEMRGRALPGGGYVTTYTDVTAYAHAEQALIEANETLEQRVEQRTAELSEALSATAHARREAETANASKTRFLAAASHDLLQPLNAARLFTSALRQHPGLDAEAGQLAERIDASFRAAEDLLDALLDTSRLDAGSYRADIGNFALADVFDSLKEQFAVIAEQRGLRFRVAPTRLAVRSDPQLLRRILQNFISNALRYTREGGVLLGARRIGHEVRIEVWDTGPGIAPGQRARIFGEFQRLDRPSPWGEKGLGLGLSICDRIAGILDHRLELDSREGNGSRFAVRVPRVEASVPRRRTVVHQISSEQLPLTVLCLDNDASILDGMRALLQRWGVDCRTALDVAQAEQELRRGRIDLVLADYHLSDDMDGLQALQHLHATLGELPPVAMITADGSSELKQRARALGYPLLHKPVRPAALRALLTALVRRQTPA
- a CDS encoding 4'-phosphopantetheinyl transferase family protein, which encodes MTTHSQTPTKVAERLGDDEIHVWRLAYDHHQGRAPLLAMLGAYLGLPAEAIRLEESDHGRPLLALAHHANAFAFNWSHSNDQALIAIARGIVPGVDLERLRAHPRALPIARRYFSPEEAAGLEALPDEQRDRAFLELWTAKEAVLKALGRGLAFGLHRLSISGSPEAPVLGRLEGHEADQWQLHRLALDDHHVGSLAWHGEPRRIRLWTLADKR